One genomic region from Anthonomus grandis grandis chromosome 1, icAntGran1.3, whole genome shotgun sequence encodes:
- the LOC126740294 gene encoding HIV Tat-specific factor 1 homolog yields MADVSKVIQTLSDIPKDTLDLPENASQISNIQKPTCDQQYDTQDVHYEGDIAIYTDKATGYQYQWDKEKNEWVPKQNNITYDFEDDTHVYVDADGTKLFWDKEKKAWFPKLDDDFMAKYQMSYGFNNEEPGEKATKPEPPAENEVPTKPPKGEKRKASEPQWFELEETLNTNVYVSNLPTDISEQEFIDFMQKCGLVMRDPVSGHFKVKLYREPGTGYLKGDALCTYIKVESVELALKLLDGYEFKGKIINVERARFEMKGEYDPKLKPKMRKKKDKLKLKKQQEKLFDWRPEKKENEKSKHERVVIIKNLFDPTIFDKDVGLILEFQEDLREEAGKIGEVRKVLLYDRHPEGVAQITMASPEEATQVVTVLNGRWFMKRQLTAEIWDGKTKFKIAETDSEINQRLEKWDKFLEQEDGDEKSKDNKNNEDNSKTNSLSEGQLI; encoded by the coding sequence atggcAGATGTTAGCAAAGTAATTCAAACTCTCTCAGACATTCCCAAAGACACATTAGATTTACCAGAAAACGCTTCACAAataagcaatattcaaaaaccAACATGTGATCAACAATATGACACACAAGATGTTCACTATGAAGGTGATATTGCAATTTATACTGATAAGGCGACAGGTTATCAGTACCAGTGGGACAAAGAGAAGAATGAGTGGGTCCCAAAGCAGAACAACATAACTTATGACTTTGAGGATGATACACATGTTTATGTAGATGCTGATGGCACCAAGCTATTTTGGGACAAGGAGAAGAAAGCTTGGTTTCCAAAACTCGATGATGATTTTATGGCAAAATATCAAATGTCTTATGGATTTAACAATGAAGAACCAGGTGAAAAGGCTACAAAACCTGAACCTCCAGCTGAAAATGAAGTGCCCACCAAACCTCCCAAAGGAGAAAAGAGAAAGGCCTCTGAGCCACAATGGTTTGAACTTGAAGAAACCCTAAATACCAATGTTTATGTTTCCAACTTGCCCACAGATATTTCTGAACAAGAGTTTATcgattttatgcaaaaatgtGGATTAGTGATGAGAGATCCAGTATCAGGACACTTCAAAGTAAAACTATATAGGGAACCTGGTACAGGGTACCTTAAAGGGGATGCTCTTTGCACTTATATTAAAGTAGAATCTGTGGAATTGGCCCTTAAGTTACTTGATGGCTATGaatttaagggaaaaataataaatgtggaAAGGGCTAGATTTGAAATGAAAGGTGAATATGACCCAAAGCTCAAaccaaaaatgagaaaaaagaaAGACAAACTAAAGCTTAAGAAACAACAAGAGAAACTGTTTGATTGGAGGCCagaaaagaaggaaaatgaGAAATCCAAGCATGAGAGAGTGGTAATAATAAAGAACCTGTTTGACCCAACAATATTTGATAAGGATGTGGGGCTCATTCTAGAATTCCAGGAGGACCTCAGGGAGGAAGCAGGCAAAATTGGAGAAGTTCGTAAAGTACTTTTGTATGACAGGCATCCAGAGGGAGTGGCCCAGATCACAATGGCGTCTCCAGAGGAAGCAACGCAAGTGGTAACTGTACTAAATGGCAGATGGTTTATGAAACGTCAACTTACTGCAGAAATATGGGATGGAAAAACCAAGTTTAAGATTGCCGAAACTGATTCTGAAATAAACCAGAGGTTGGAGAAGTGGGATAAGTTTTTGGAGCAGGAAGATGGTGATGAAAAGAGTAAAGACAATAAGAATAATGAGGATAATAGTAAAACTAATAGTTTAAGTGAAGGACAGTTAATATAA